From the genome of Etheostoma spectabile isolate EspeVRDwgs_2016 chromosome 10, UIUC_Espe_1.0, whole genome shotgun sequence, one region includes:
- the atp11c gene encoding phospholipid-transporting ATPase 11C isoform X5, with the protein MLRRRLNRLLGGDERRVDSRTIYVGHRSSSTTEAFIPPKFCDNRIVSSKYTVWNFLPKNLFEQFRRIANFYFLIIFLVQVIVDTPTSPVTSGLPLFFVITVTAIKQGYEDWLRHKADYEVNKYPVTVLEQGRKIRKESEKIKVGDVVEVEEDETFPCDLILLQSSRDDDTCFVTTASLDGESNHKTHYTVPDTEKDLESLNATIECEQPQPDLYKFVGRMHIYKNEQEPAVRSLGPENLLLKGATLKNTQKIYGVAVYTGMETKMALNYQGKSQKRSAVEKSINAFLLVYLCILVSKALVCTTLKYVWQNKPGQDEPWYNEKTQREKDTNLYLKMFTDFLSFMVLFNFIIPVSMYVTVEMQKFLGSFFITWDKDFFDPEIKEGALVNTSDLNEELGQVEYVFTDKTGTLTQNNMEFIECCIDGFQYKYRDANSELDGLCVADGPVNKVQQKAGREREELFLRALCLCHTVQVKEPTEQNQRDGLDQVDGFVVDSEEPHPPQEQRGFIASSPDEVALVKGAMRYGFTFLGLESKTMKILTRSNDVEMYELLHVLNFDPVRRRMSVIVRSKSGDTLLFCKGADSSIFPRVRQEEVERIRMNVERNATEGYRTLCVAYKYLSAEEYAQADAGLREARLSLQDREEKLITVYNQVETGMSLIGATAVEDRLQEEAAETMEALQGAGIKVWVLTGDKMETAKSTCYACRLFQRNTELLELTVRTLEDGGRRREERLHELLLEYHKKAVQDAPPVRAGVTRTWSSATQDYGFIIDGATLSMVLNSSSESSSSRYKNLFLQICQNCTSVLCCRMAPLQKAQIVKMVKNSKGSPITLSIGDGANDVSMILEAHVGIGIKGKEGRQAVRNSDYAIPKLKHLKKLLLAHGHLYYVRIAHLVQYFFYKNLCFILPQFLYQFFCGYSQQPLYDAAYLTMYNICFTSMPILAYSLLEQHICMEVLLDNSTLYRDIAKNAMLRWGPFLYWTLLGVFHGLLFFFGVRYLFSNPALQDNGQVFGNWSYGTIVFTVLVFTVTLKLALDTRHWTWINHFVIWGSLAFYMFFSFFWGGIIWPFLKQQRLYFVFANMLSSVSAWLVIILLILLSLLPEILLVVFRKPRGPHARQIAVVTPLSYKHLKERE; encoded by the exons CTTGGCGGCGATGAAAGAAGAGTAGACAGTAGGACTATCTATGTTGGTCATCGGTCATCTTCCACCACTGAGGCTTTCATCCCACCCAAGTTCTGTGATAACAGGATTGTGTCCTCAAAG TATACAGTTTGGAACTTTCTACCAAAGAACCTGTTTGAGCAGTTTAGAAGAATTGCAAATTTCTACTTCCTTATCATCTTCCTGGTGCAG gTGATAGTGGACACCCCCACCAGCCCAGTCACCAGTGGCCTACccttattttttgtgataacaGTAACCGCTATCAAGCAG GGTTATGAGGACTGGCTACGGCACAAGGCTGACTATGAGGTGAATAAGTACCCAGTGACTGTGCTAGAGCAAGGCCGGAAGATACGGAAAGAGAGTGAGAAGATCAAG GTTGGAGATGTTGTTGAGGTGGAGGAAGATGAGACCTTTCCCTGTGATTTAATACTGCTGCAGTCTAGCCGAGATGACGACACATGTTTTGTTACCACAGCAAGTCTGGATGGAGAGTCCAACCATAAG ACACACTACACTGTGCCAGACACAGAGAAGGATCTGGAATCTCTCAACGCCACCATTGAGTGTGAACAGCCACAGCCTGACCTTTACAA GTTTGTCGGCCGTATGCACATCTACAAAAATGAACAGGAGCCTGCAGTAAG GTCTTTGGGCCCAGAAAACCTCCTGCTGAAAGGGGCAACTTTAAAGAACACTCAGAAAATCTATG gTGTCGCAGTTTATACTGGCATGGAGACAAAGATGGCTCTCAACTACCAGGGCAAGTCTCAGAAACGCTCTGCTGTGGAGAA GTCTATCAATGCCTTCCTTCTGGTTTACCTTTGCATATTGGTGAGCAAGGCCCTAGTGTGCACTACTCTTAAGTATGTGTGGCAAAACAAGCCCGGGCAGGATGAGCCTTGGTACAACGAGAAAACCCAGAGAGAGAAGGACACCAATCTG TACCTAAAGATGTTCACTGACTTCCTGTCCTTCATGGTGCTCTTCAACTTCATCATTCCGGTGTCCATGTATGTGACGGTTGAGATGCAGAAGTTTTTGGGATCCTTTTTCATCACGTGGGACAAGGACTTCTTTGACCCTGAAATCAAGGAGGGGGCGCTGGTCAACACTTCAGACCTTAATGAGGAGCTGGGACAG GTGGAGTATGTCTTTACAGACAAGACGGGCACCCTCACCCAAAACAACATGGAGTTCATAGAGTGCTGCATTGATGGCTTTCAGTACAAGTACCGGGATGCAAACTCAGAGTTGGATGGATTATGTGTCGCAGATGGACCTGTGAACAAAGTGCAGCAGAAAGCTGGCAGG GAGAGGGAAGAGCTGTTTCTGCGTGCCCTGTGTCTGTGCCACACAGTCCAGGTGAAGGAGCCCACGGAGCAAAACCAAAGGGACGGACTAGACCAGGTTGATGGCTTTGTGGTGGATAGTGAGGAGCCCCATCCACCGCAGGAGCAGAGAGGCTTTATTGCCTCCTCCCCAGATGAGGTTGCTCTTGTCAAGGGTGCCATGAG GTATGGCTTCACATTTCTGGGTCTCGAAAGTAAAACCATGAAAATTCTCACCAGGAGCAATGATGTTGAAAT GTATGAACTGCTTCACGTCTTGAACTTTGACCCAGTGAGAAGGCGAATGAGTGTAATAGTCAGATCCAAATCAG GTGATACGTTGCTCTTCTGTAAGGGAGCGGACTCCTCCATCTTTCCTCGAGTCAGACAGGAGGAGGTTGAACGGATACGCATGAATGTGGAGCGTAATGCAACA GAGGGCTACCGGACGCTATGTGTGGCCTACAAATATCTCAGTGCAGAAGAGTATGCCCAGGCAGATGCAGGATTGAGGGAAGCTAGACTGTCTCTgcaggacagagaggagaagcTCATTACCGTTTACAACCAGGTGGAGACTGGCATGAGTCTAATAGGAGCTACTGCTGTAGAAGATCG GCTTCAAGAGGAGGCAGCAGAGACCATGGAGGCTCTGCAGGGTGCAGGCATTAAAGTTTGGGTCCTAACAGGGGACAAGATGGAGACGGCAAAGTCCACCTGTTACGCTTGTAGGTTGTTCCAGAGAAATACAGAGCTGTTGGAGCTGACTGTGCGTACTTtggaggatggagggaggaggcGGGAGGAACGACTGCATGAGCTCTTGCTTGAATACCACAAGAAAGCTGTACAGGATGCACCCCCGGTTAGGGCCGGCGTCACCAG GACCTGGTCTTCAGCTACCCAGGACTATGGTTTTATCATAGATGGAGCCACCCTGTCGATGGTGCTCAACTCATCCTCTGAATCCAGCTCAAGTCGCTACAAGAACCTGTTCTTGCAGATATGTCAAAACTGCACATCTGTGCTCTGCTGCCGCATGGCTCCTCTTCAGAAGGCACAG ATAGTTAAAATGGTGAAGAATTCTAAAGGCAGCCCAATCACCCTTTCCATTGGAGATGGTGCCAATGATGTCAGTATGATTTTGGAAGCTCACGTTGGCATTG GTATTAAGGGTAAAGAGGGTCGGCAGGCAGTGAGGAACAGTGATTATGCCATCCCCAAACTCAAACACCTCAAGAAACTTTTGTTGGCTCATGGGCATCTCTACTATGTTCGCATTGCACACCTGGTGCAATATTTCTTTTACAAG AACCTTTGCTTCATCTTACCTCAGTTTTTGTACCAGTTCTTCTGTGGCTATTCCCAGCAA CCCCTGTATGATGCAGCCTATCTGACGATGTACAACATCTGCTTCACCTCTATGCCCATACTGGCTTACAGTCTCTTGGAGCAGCACATCTGCATGGAGGTTCTGCTGGACAATTCTACCCTCTACAG AGATATTGCTAAGAACGCCATGTTACGGTGGGGACCATTCCTCTACTGGACTCTACTTGGAGTCTTTCACGGCTTGCTCTTCTTCTTTGGTGTTCGATATTTGTTCAGTAACCCAGCACTGCAAGATAATGGCCAG GTTTTTGGCAACTGGTCATATGGAACAATTGTCTTCACTGTCCTCGTCTTCACTGTCACACTAAAG CTTGCTCTGGACACGCGGCACTGGACATGGATCAACCACTTTGTAATCTGGGGTTCCCTGGCTTTCTACATGTTTTTCAGCTTCTTCTGGGGAGGAATAATATG GCCTTTCCTGAAGCAGCAACGTTTGTACTTTGTGTTTGCCAACATGCTGAGCTCGGTGTCAGCCTGGCTGGTCATCATCTTGCTCATCCTGCTCAGCCTACTGCCAGAGATCCTGCTTGTGGTGTTCCGCAAGCCCCGTGGGCCCCATGCTCGACAG ATTGCAGTGGTCACACCACTATCCTACAAGCACCTGAAGGAGCGCGAATAA
- the atp11c gene encoding phospholipid-transporting ATPase 11C isoform X4: MLRRRLNRLLGGDERRVDSRTIYVGHRSSSTTEAFIPPKFCDNRIVSSKYTVWNFLPKNLFEQFRRIANFYFLIIFLVQVIVDTPTSPVTSGLPLFFVITVTAIKQGYEDWLRHKADYEVNKYPVTVLEQGRKIRKESEKIKVGDVVEVEEDETFPCDLILLQSSRDDDTCFVTTASLDGESNHKTHYTVPDTEKDLESLNATIECEQPQPDLYKFVGRMHIYKNEQEPAVRSLGPENLLLKGATLKNTQKIYGVAVYTGMETKMALNYQGKSQKRSAVEKSINAFLLVYLCILVSKALVCTTLKYVWQNKPGQDEPWYNEKTQREKDTNLYLKMFTDFLSFMVLFNFIIPVSMYVTVEMQKFLGSFFITWDKDFFDPEIKEGALVNTSDLNEELGQVEYVFTDKTGTLTQNNMEFIECCIDGFQYKYRDANSELDGLCVADGPVNKVQQKAGREREELFLRALCLCHTVQVKEPTEQNQRDGLDQVDGFVVDSEEPHPPQEQRGFIASSPDEVALVKGAMRYGFTFLGLESKTMKILTRSNDVEMYELLHVLNFDPVRRRMSVIVRSKSGDTLLFCKGADSSIFPRVRQEEVERIRMNVERNATEGYRTLCVAYKYLSAEEYAQADAGLREARLSLQDREEKLITVYNQVETGMSLIGATAVEDRLQEEAAETMEALQGAGIKVWVLTGDKMETAKSTCYACRLFQRNTELLELTVRTLEDGGRRREERLHELLLEYHKKAVQDAPPVRAGVTRTWSSATQDYGFIIDGATLSMVLNSSSESSSSRYKNLFLQICQNCTSVLCCRMAPLQKAQIVKMVKNSKGSPITLSIGDGANDVSMILEAHVGIGIKGKEGRQAVRNSDYAIPKLKHLKKLLLAHGHLYYVRIAHLVQYFFYKNLCFILPQFLYQFFCGYSQQPLYDAAYLTMYNICFTSMPILAYSLLEQHICMEVLLDNSTLYRDIAKNAMLRWGPFLYWTLLGVFHGLLFFFGVRYLFSNPALQDNGQVFGNWSYGTIVFTVLVFTVTLKLALDTRHWTWINHFVIWGSLAFYMFFSFFWGGIIWPFLKQQRLYFVFANMLSSVSAWLVIILLILLSLLPEILLVVFRKPRGPHARQLPEGGLLQTSRLQWSHHYPTST; encoded by the exons CTTGGCGGCGATGAAAGAAGAGTAGACAGTAGGACTATCTATGTTGGTCATCGGTCATCTTCCACCACTGAGGCTTTCATCCCACCCAAGTTCTGTGATAACAGGATTGTGTCCTCAAAG TATACAGTTTGGAACTTTCTACCAAAGAACCTGTTTGAGCAGTTTAGAAGAATTGCAAATTTCTACTTCCTTATCATCTTCCTGGTGCAG gTGATAGTGGACACCCCCACCAGCCCAGTCACCAGTGGCCTACccttattttttgtgataacaGTAACCGCTATCAAGCAG GGTTATGAGGACTGGCTACGGCACAAGGCTGACTATGAGGTGAATAAGTACCCAGTGACTGTGCTAGAGCAAGGCCGGAAGATACGGAAAGAGAGTGAGAAGATCAAG GTTGGAGATGTTGTTGAGGTGGAGGAAGATGAGACCTTTCCCTGTGATTTAATACTGCTGCAGTCTAGCCGAGATGACGACACATGTTTTGTTACCACAGCAAGTCTGGATGGAGAGTCCAACCATAAG ACACACTACACTGTGCCAGACACAGAGAAGGATCTGGAATCTCTCAACGCCACCATTGAGTGTGAACAGCCACAGCCTGACCTTTACAA GTTTGTCGGCCGTATGCACATCTACAAAAATGAACAGGAGCCTGCAGTAAG GTCTTTGGGCCCAGAAAACCTCCTGCTGAAAGGGGCAACTTTAAAGAACACTCAGAAAATCTATG gTGTCGCAGTTTATACTGGCATGGAGACAAAGATGGCTCTCAACTACCAGGGCAAGTCTCAGAAACGCTCTGCTGTGGAGAA GTCTATCAATGCCTTCCTTCTGGTTTACCTTTGCATATTGGTGAGCAAGGCCCTAGTGTGCACTACTCTTAAGTATGTGTGGCAAAACAAGCCCGGGCAGGATGAGCCTTGGTACAACGAGAAAACCCAGAGAGAGAAGGACACCAATCTG TACCTAAAGATGTTCACTGACTTCCTGTCCTTCATGGTGCTCTTCAACTTCATCATTCCGGTGTCCATGTATGTGACGGTTGAGATGCAGAAGTTTTTGGGATCCTTTTTCATCACGTGGGACAAGGACTTCTTTGACCCTGAAATCAAGGAGGGGGCGCTGGTCAACACTTCAGACCTTAATGAGGAGCTGGGACAG GTGGAGTATGTCTTTACAGACAAGACGGGCACCCTCACCCAAAACAACATGGAGTTCATAGAGTGCTGCATTGATGGCTTTCAGTACAAGTACCGGGATGCAAACTCAGAGTTGGATGGATTATGTGTCGCAGATGGACCTGTGAACAAAGTGCAGCAGAAAGCTGGCAGG GAGAGGGAAGAGCTGTTTCTGCGTGCCCTGTGTCTGTGCCACACAGTCCAGGTGAAGGAGCCCACGGAGCAAAACCAAAGGGACGGACTAGACCAGGTTGATGGCTTTGTGGTGGATAGTGAGGAGCCCCATCCACCGCAGGAGCAGAGAGGCTTTATTGCCTCCTCCCCAGATGAGGTTGCTCTTGTCAAGGGTGCCATGAG GTATGGCTTCACATTTCTGGGTCTCGAAAGTAAAACCATGAAAATTCTCACCAGGAGCAATGATGTTGAAAT GTATGAACTGCTTCACGTCTTGAACTTTGACCCAGTGAGAAGGCGAATGAGTGTAATAGTCAGATCCAAATCAG GTGATACGTTGCTCTTCTGTAAGGGAGCGGACTCCTCCATCTTTCCTCGAGTCAGACAGGAGGAGGTTGAACGGATACGCATGAATGTGGAGCGTAATGCAACA GAGGGCTACCGGACGCTATGTGTGGCCTACAAATATCTCAGTGCAGAAGAGTATGCCCAGGCAGATGCAGGATTGAGGGAAGCTAGACTGTCTCTgcaggacagagaggagaagcTCATTACCGTTTACAACCAGGTGGAGACTGGCATGAGTCTAATAGGAGCTACTGCTGTAGAAGATCG GCTTCAAGAGGAGGCAGCAGAGACCATGGAGGCTCTGCAGGGTGCAGGCATTAAAGTTTGGGTCCTAACAGGGGACAAGATGGAGACGGCAAAGTCCACCTGTTACGCTTGTAGGTTGTTCCAGAGAAATACAGAGCTGTTGGAGCTGACTGTGCGTACTTtggaggatggagggaggaggcGGGAGGAACGACTGCATGAGCTCTTGCTTGAATACCACAAGAAAGCTGTACAGGATGCACCCCCGGTTAGGGCCGGCGTCACCAG GACCTGGTCTTCAGCTACCCAGGACTATGGTTTTATCATAGATGGAGCCACCCTGTCGATGGTGCTCAACTCATCCTCTGAATCCAGCTCAAGTCGCTACAAGAACCTGTTCTTGCAGATATGTCAAAACTGCACATCTGTGCTCTGCTGCCGCATGGCTCCTCTTCAGAAGGCACAG ATAGTTAAAATGGTGAAGAATTCTAAAGGCAGCCCAATCACCCTTTCCATTGGAGATGGTGCCAATGATGTCAGTATGATTTTGGAAGCTCACGTTGGCATTG GTATTAAGGGTAAAGAGGGTCGGCAGGCAGTGAGGAACAGTGATTATGCCATCCCCAAACTCAAACACCTCAAGAAACTTTTGTTGGCTCATGGGCATCTCTACTATGTTCGCATTGCACACCTGGTGCAATATTTCTTTTACAAG AACCTTTGCTTCATCTTACCTCAGTTTTTGTACCAGTTCTTCTGTGGCTATTCCCAGCAA CCCCTGTATGATGCAGCCTATCTGACGATGTACAACATCTGCTTCACCTCTATGCCCATACTGGCTTACAGTCTCTTGGAGCAGCACATCTGCATGGAGGTTCTGCTGGACAATTCTACCCTCTACAG AGATATTGCTAAGAACGCCATGTTACGGTGGGGACCATTCCTCTACTGGACTCTACTTGGAGTCTTTCACGGCTTGCTCTTCTTCTTTGGTGTTCGATATTTGTTCAGTAACCCAGCACTGCAAGATAATGGCCAG GTTTTTGGCAACTGGTCATATGGAACAATTGTCTTCACTGTCCTCGTCTTCACTGTCACACTAAAG CTTGCTCTGGACACGCGGCACTGGACATGGATCAACCACTTTGTAATCTGGGGTTCCCTGGCTTTCTACATGTTTTTCAGCTTCTTCTGGGGAGGAATAATATG GCCTTTCCTGAAGCAGCAACGTTTGTACTTTGTGTTTGCCAACATGCTGAGCTCGGTGTCAGCCTGGCTGGTCATCATCTTGCTCATCCTGCTCAGCCTACTGCCAGAGATCCTGCTTGTGGTGTTCCGCAAGCCCCGTGGGCCCCATGCTCGACAG CTGCCAGAGGGTGGCCTCCTACAAACATCCAG ATTGCAGTGGTCACACCACTATCCTACAAGCACCTGA
- the atp11c gene encoding phospholipid-transporting ATPase 11C isoform X2 — MLRRRLNRLLGGDERRVDSRTIYVGHRSSSTTEAFIPPKFCDNRIVSSKYTVWNFLPKNLFEQFRRIANFYFLIIFLVQVIVDTPTSPVTSGLPLFFVITVTAIKQGYEDWLRHKADYEVNKYPVTVLEQGRKIRKESEKIKVGDVVEVEEDETFPCDLILLQSSRDDDTCFVTTASLDGESNHKTHYTVPDTEKDLESLNATIECEQPQPDLYKFVGRMHIYKNEQEPAVRSLGPENLLLKGATLKNTQKIYGVAVYTGMETKMALNYQGKSQKRSAVEKSINAFLLVYLCILVSKALVCTTLKYVWQNKPGQDEPWYNEKTQREKDTNLYLKMFTDFLSFMVLFNFIIPVSMYVTVEMQKFLGSFFITWDKDFFDPEIKEGALVNTSDLNEELGQVEYVFTDKTGTLTQNNMEFIECCIDGFQYKYRDANSELDGLCVADGPVNKVQQKAGREREELFLRALCLCHTVQVKEPTEQNQRDGLDQVDGFVVDSEEPHPPQEQRGFIASSPDEVALVKGAMRYGFTFLGLESKTMKILTRSNDVEMYELLHVLNFDPVRRRMSVIVRSKSGDTLLFCKGADSSIFPRVRQEEVERIRMNVERNATEGYRTLCVAYKYLSAEEYAQADAGLREARLSLQDREEKLITVYNQVETGMSLIGATAVEDRLQEEAAETMEALQGAGIKVWVLTGDKMETAKSTCYACRLFQRNTELLELTVRTLEDGGRRREERLHELLLEYHKKAVQDAPPVRAGVTRTWSSATQDYGFIIDGATLSMVLNSSSESSSSRYKNLFLQICQNCTSVLCCRMAPLQKAQIVKMVKNSKGSPITLSIGDGANDVSMILEAHVGIGIKGKEGRQAVRNSDYAIPKLKHLKKLLLAHGHLYYVRIAHLVQYFFYKNLCFILPQFLYQFFCGYSQQPLYDAAYLTMYNICFTSMPILAYSLLEQHICMEVLLDNSTLYRDIAKNAMLRWGPFLYWTLLGVFHGLLFFFGVRYLFSNPALQDNGQVFGNWSYGTIVFTVLVFTVTLKLALDTRHWTWINHFVIWGSLAFYMFFSFFWGGIIWPFLKQQRLYFVFANMLSSVSAWLVIILLILLSLLPEILLVVFRKPRGPHARQKPVQSSVGGNQSPRSSARPLLMRTFSDESNTII; from the exons CTTGGCGGCGATGAAAGAAGAGTAGACAGTAGGACTATCTATGTTGGTCATCGGTCATCTTCCACCACTGAGGCTTTCATCCCACCCAAGTTCTGTGATAACAGGATTGTGTCCTCAAAG TATACAGTTTGGAACTTTCTACCAAAGAACCTGTTTGAGCAGTTTAGAAGAATTGCAAATTTCTACTTCCTTATCATCTTCCTGGTGCAG gTGATAGTGGACACCCCCACCAGCCCAGTCACCAGTGGCCTACccttattttttgtgataacaGTAACCGCTATCAAGCAG GGTTATGAGGACTGGCTACGGCACAAGGCTGACTATGAGGTGAATAAGTACCCAGTGACTGTGCTAGAGCAAGGCCGGAAGATACGGAAAGAGAGTGAGAAGATCAAG GTTGGAGATGTTGTTGAGGTGGAGGAAGATGAGACCTTTCCCTGTGATTTAATACTGCTGCAGTCTAGCCGAGATGACGACACATGTTTTGTTACCACAGCAAGTCTGGATGGAGAGTCCAACCATAAG ACACACTACACTGTGCCAGACACAGAGAAGGATCTGGAATCTCTCAACGCCACCATTGAGTGTGAACAGCCACAGCCTGACCTTTACAA GTTTGTCGGCCGTATGCACATCTACAAAAATGAACAGGAGCCTGCAGTAAG GTCTTTGGGCCCAGAAAACCTCCTGCTGAAAGGGGCAACTTTAAAGAACACTCAGAAAATCTATG gTGTCGCAGTTTATACTGGCATGGAGACAAAGATGGCTCTCAACTACCAGGGCAAGTCTCAGAAACGCTCTGCTGTGGAGAA GTCTATCAATGCCTTCCTTCTGGTTTACCTTTGCATATTGGTGAGCAAGGCCCTAGTGTGCACTACTCTTAAGTATGTGTGGCAAAACAAGCCCGGGCAGGATGAGCCTTGGTACAACGAGAAAACCCAGAGAGAGAAGGACACCAATCTG TACCTAAAGATGTTCACTGACTTCCTGTCCTTCATGGTGCTCTTCAACTTCATCATTCCGGTGTCCATGTATGTGACGGTTGAGATGCAGAAGTTTTTGGGATCCTTTTTCATCACGTGGGACAAGGACTTCTTTGACCCTGAAATCAAGGAGGGGGCGCTGGTCAACACTTCAGACCTTAATGAGGAGCTGGGACAG GTGGAGTATGTCTTTACAGACAAGACGGGCACCCTCACCCAAAACAACATGGAGTTCATAGAGTGCTGCATTGATGGCTTTCAGTACAAGTACCGGGATGCAAACTCAGAGTTGGATGGATTATGTGTCGCAGATGGACCTGTGAACAAAGTGCAGCAGAAAGCTGGCAGG GAGAGGGAAGAGCTGTTTCTGCGTGCCCTGTGTCTGTGCCACACAGTCCAGGTGAAGGAGCCCACGGAGCAAAACCAAAGGGACGGACTAGACCAGGTTGATGGCTTTGTGGTGGATAGTGAGGAGCCCCATCCACCGCAGGAGCAGAGAGGCTTTATTGCCTCCTCCCCAGATGAGGTTGCTCTTGTCAAGGGTGCCATGAG GTATGGCTTCACATTTCTGGGTCTCGAAAGTAAAACCATGAAAATTCTCACCAGGAGCAATGATGTTGAAAT GTATGAACTGCTTCACGTCTTGAACTTTGACCCAGTGAGAAGGCGAATGAGTGTAATAGTCAGATCCAAATCAG GTGATACGTTGCTCTTCTGTAAGGGAGCGGACTCCTCCATCTTTCCTCGAGTCAGACAGGAGGAGGTTGAACGGATACGCATGAATGTGGAGCGTAATGCAACA GAGGGCTACCGGACGCTATGTGTGGCCTACAAATATCTCAGTGCAGAAGAGTATGCCCAGGCAGATGCAGGATTGAGGGAAGCTAGACTGTCTCTgcaggacagagaggagaagcTCATTACCGTTTACAACCAGGTGGAGACTGGCATGAGTCTAATAGGAGCTACTGCTGTAGAAGATCG GCTTCAAGAGGAGGCAGCAGAGACCATGGAGGCTCTGCAGGGTGCAGGCATTAAAGTTTGGGTCCTAACAGGGGACAAGATGGAGACGGCAAAGTCCACCTGTTACGCTTGTAGGTTGTTCCAGAGAAATACAGAGCTGTTGGAGCTGACTGTGCGTACTTtggaggatggagggaggaggcGGGAGGAACGACTGCATGAGCTCTTGCTTGAATACCACAAGAAAGCTGTACAGGATGCACCCCCGGTTAGGGCCGGCGTCACCAG GACCTGGTCTTCAGCTACCCAGGACTATGGTTTTATCATAGATGGAGCCACCCTGTCGATGGTGCTCAACTCATCCTCTGAATCCAGCTCAAGTCGCTACAAGAACCTGTTCTTGCAGATATGTCAAAACTGCACATCTGTGCTCTGCTGCCGCATGGCTCCTCTTCAGAAGGCACAG ATAGTTAAAATGGTGAAGAATTCTAAAGGCAGCCCAATCACCCTTTCCATTGGAGATGGTGCCAATGATGTCAGTATGATTTTGGAAGCTCACGTTGGCATTG GTATTAAGGGTAAAGAGGGTCGGCAGGCAGTGAGGAACAGTGATTATGCCATCCCCAAACTCAAACACCTCAAGAAACTTTTGTTGGCTCATGGGCATCTCTACTATGTTCGCATTGCACACCTGGTGCAATATTTCTTTTACAAG AACCTTTGCTTCATCTTACCTCAGTTTTTGTACCAGTTCTTCTGTGGCTATTCCCAGCAA CCCCTGTATGATGCAGCCTATCTGACGATGTACAACATCTGCTTCACCTCTATGCCCATACTGGCTTACAGTCTCTTGGAGCAGCACATCTGCATGGAGGTTCTGCTGGACAATTCTACCCTCTACAG AGATATTGCTAAGAACGCCATGTTACGGTGGGGACCATTCCTCTACTGGACTCTACTTGGAGTCTTTCACGGCTTGCTCTTCTTCTTTGGTGTTCGATATTTGTTCAGTAACCCAGCACTGCAAGATAATGGCCAG GTTTTTGGCAACTGGTCATATGGAACAATTGTCTTCACTGTCCTCGTCTTCACTGTCACACTAAAG CTTGCTCTGGACACGCGGCACTGGACATGGATCAACCACTTTGTAATCTGGGGTTCCCTGGCTTTCTACATGTTTTTCAGCTTCTTCTGGGGAGGAATAATATG GCCTTTCCTGAAGCAGCAACGTTTGTACTTTGTGTTTGCCAACATGCTGAGCTCGGTGTCAGCCTGGCTGGTCATCATCTTGCTCATCCTGCTCAGCCTACTGCCAGAGATCCTGCTTGTGGTGTTCCGCAAGCCCCGTGGGCCCCATGCTCGACAG AAGCCGGTTCAGTCGAGCGTGGGGGGCAACCAGTCTCCCCGGTCTTCAGCCAGGCCCTTGCTTATGAGAACCTTTTCAGATGAGTCCAATACTATCATTTAA